One Setaria italica strain Yugu1 chromosome II, Setaria_italica_v2.0, whole genome shotgun sequence DNA segment encodes these proteins:
- the LOC101762366 gene encoding uncharacterized protein LOC101762366, whose amino-acid sequence MASMEAPPQAAAQDRDYKLMKEAVCEAYRAVDRGDGGPFGAVIVRDDAVLVSCHNLVRKNTDPSAHAEVTAIRQACRRLGKVDLSDCEIFASCEPCPMCIALIRASKIKKVVYGAKAEAAVAAGFDASIPEAFVEYYRKSGIEIRQVQGEAARIADKVFEKPWEIPGEAMQRRRTGGGWFEKAKGMVIRCLWN is encoded by the exons ATGGCGTCCATGGAGGCGCCCCCCCAGG CGGCTGCGCAGGACAGGGACTACAAGCTGATGAAAGAGGCCGTCTGCGAGGCTTACCGGGCAGTCGACCGCGGCGACGGGGGCCCCTTCGGAGCAGTCATCGTCCGTGACGATGCCGTGCTAGTCAGCTGCCACAACCTGGTTAGGAAGAACACTGATCCGTCGGCACACGCTGAGGTGACAGCAATAAGACAG GCGTGCAGGAGACTGGGAAAAGTCGACCTCTCAGACTGCGAAATCTTCGCGTCATGCGAGCCATGCCCGATGTGCATCGCCTTGATTCGGGCATCCAAGATCAAG AAGGTGGTGTATGGAGCCAAGGCGgaggcggccgtcgccgccgggttCGACGCCTCCATCCCAGAAGCTTTCGTCGAGTACTACCGGAAATCCGGCATCGAGATCAGGCAGGTCCAGGGCGAGGCTGCTCGGATCGCCGATAAGGTCTTTGAGAAGCCATGGGAAATTCCTGGTGAAGCAATGCAACGGAGAAGAACAGGTGGAGGATGGTTTGAGAAGGCCAAGGGAATGGTGATTCGTTGTCTGTGGAACTAG